A single Osmerus mordax isolate fOsmMor3 chromosome 7, fOsmMor3.pri, whole genome shotgun sequence DNA region contains:
- the LOC136945838 gene encoding potassium voltage-gated channel subfamily A member 2-like — translation MTVATGDPADEAAAHPGDPYDPEPDHECCERVVINISGLRFETQLKTLSQFPETLLGDPKKRMRYFDPLRNEYFFDRNRPSFDAILYYYQSGGRLRRPVNVTLDIFSEEIRFYELGEEAIEIFREDEGFIKEEERTLPENEFQRQVWLLFEYPESSGPARIIAIISVMVILISIVSFCLETLPVFRNDEEDMHKVYQPFSNTTSVYTSTYFTDPFFILETLCIIWFSFEFLVRFFACPSKAGFFGNIMNIIDIVAIIPYFITLGTELAERPEDGQAGQQAMSLAILRVIRLVRVFRIFKLSRHSKGLQILGQTLKASMRELGLLIFFLFIGVILFSSAVYFAEADEADSQFSSIPEAFWWAVVSMTTVGYGDMVPTTIGGKIVGSLCAIAGVLTIALPVPVIVSNFNYFYHRETEGEEQAQYLNVPSVPKVDSAEDLKKNGRSGSGSTLSKSDYMEIQEAGNHSTEDFRPESLKTGNCTVANTNYVNITKMRTDV, via the coding sequence ATGACGGTTGCTACGGGCGACCCTGCCGACGAGGCGGCAGCACATCCGGGTGACCCTTACGACCCCGAACCGGACCACGAGTGCTGCGAGAGGGTGGTCATCAACATTTCAGGCTTACGCTTCGAGACCCAGCTCAAGACCCTCTCCCAGTTCCCAGAGACTCTGCTGGGAGACCCCAAAAAGAGGATGAGGTACTTTGACCCTCTGAGGAACGAATACTTTTTCGACCGAAACCGTCCGAGTTTCGACGCCATCCTCTATTACTACCAGTCTGGAGGGAGACTACGCCGGCCCGTCAATGTGACTTTGGACATTTTCTCAGAGGAGATCCGGTTTTACGAGCTGGGCGAGGAGGCCATCGAGATCTTCCGGGAGGACGAGGGCTTCATCAAGGAAGAGGAGCGGACTCTGCCTGAGAATGAGTTCCAGAGACAGGTGTGGCTGCTGTTCGAGTACCCGGAGAGTTCGGGCCCTGCTCGCATCATCGCCATCATCTCCGTCATGGTCATCCTCATCTCCATCGtcagcttctgtctggagacGCTGCCCGTCTTCCGGAACGACGAGGAGGACATGCACAAAGTGTACCAGCCCTTCTCCAACACCACCTCCGTCTACACCTCCACCTACTTCACCGACCCCTTCTTCATCCTGGAGACCCTCTGCATCATCTGGTTCTCCTTTGAATTCCTGGTGAGGTTCTTTGCCTGTCCCAGCAAAGCAGGCTTCTTTGGCAATATCATGAACATTATAGACATTGTGGCCATTATCCCCTATTTCATCACCTTGGGCACAGAGCTGGCAGAAAGGCCAGAGGACGGGCAGGCGGGTCAACAGGCCATGTCGCTGGCTATCCTGCGCGTCATCAGGCTTGTCCGGGTGTTCCGTATCTTCAAGCTTTCGCGCCACTCCAAGGGGCTCCAGATTCTAGGCCAGACTCTTAAAGCGAGTATGCGCGAGCTCGGCCTGctcatcttcttcctcttcatcgGGGTCATCCTCTTCTCGAGCGCCGTGTACTTCGCAGAGGCCGACGAGGCCGATTCCCAATTCAGCAGCATCCCCGAGGCCTTTTGGTGGGCCGTGGTTTCCATGACGACCGTGGGCTACGGGGACATGGTGCCCACCACCATCGGAGGCAAGATCGTCGGCTCCCTGTGCGCCATCGCCGGCGTGCTGACCATCGCCCTGCCCGTGCCCGTCATCGTGTCCAACTTCAACTACTTCTACCACCGCGAGACGGAGGGCGAGGAGCAGGCTCAGTACCTGAATGTTCCCAGCGTGCCTAAGGTGGACTCGGCCGAGGACCTGAAGAAGAACGGGCGGAGCGGGAGCGGCTCCACCCTCAGCAAGTCGGACTACATGGAGATCCAGGAGGCTGGAAACCACAGCACGGAGGACTTCCGCCCCGAAAGCCTCAAAACAGGCAACTGCACCGTGGCCAACACCAACTACGTCAACATCACGAAGATGCGCACAGATGTATAA